TGAGGAATACCAAACATCACTTACTCCTGATATTTGCCAGCCTCCCTCTAAATCACGAATTTCTGCTGGGTATAGATTTACCGTTAGAGCAGTGCTATTGGTTTGCGGATATCCATAGAAAGGTAAAAATAACAAAGTAATAAAGAAAAATATTCGCCAATATTTGTTCATATTCAAAGAACTCCTTTTGCTTACTAACTAACTATTTATAATACCATTTAAGGAATACCAAAAAAAACTCTTACTCATTTTGTAAATCTATTTTTCTAATTATTAATAAAAATATCATGAATTGTCAACATTTTATATAAAAAATTATGTTAATGCTTTCTAAATTTCATGTTTTAATATAATATAATAAAACATCACTATTAAAAAACTTATACTTTTGTTAGTAGTAGAAGGACGGTCTATGAATATGGAAATGAATACCTATGAATCTGAGTTAAATCATTTTGATAAGGTGATTCGTAAAGAGAGTTTATTAAAATTAATTAGGGATAAAAATGTTAAAGAAAGTGCTAATAAACCTTTACGACTGTTTAATCTCCACTGTCATAGTTTTTTTTCATACAACGGATATGGTCTATCCCCGACTGCATTGGTATGGAGAGCGTTACAAAATGATTTTTATGCGATAGGACTTGTAGACTTTGATGTGCTTGATGGTATAGATGAGTTCTTAGAGGCATGTTCTCTATGTAGGCTTCGTGGTTGTGCTGGTTTTGAAACTCGCATCTTTGTTCCACAATTTGCATCACTTGAAATTAATTCTCCTGGAGAGCCAGGCATTAGCTATCACATTGGGATGGGTTTCACTACCAAAGAGGTAAAGAAACCAGAAGTATTAACAAAACTGAAAAATCTTGCACAAACGCGAATACAAAAGATGTTACAGCAAGTAAACAAATATCTTTCACCCTTGACAATCGATTACACAAATGAGGTTTTACCCTTAACTCCTTGTGGCAATCCAACTGAAAGACATTTATGTACTGCTTATTATCAAAAAAGCCGGTCTTTCTTCTCATCGGAAAAAGATAGCATCCATTTCTGGTCAGAAAAATTGAGATGTTCTATTAATGACATTGAAAATATTTTTCAAGACCCTGTCAATTTTCAAAATTTGATTCGTTCACGGCTTATGAAATCGGGCGGGCCTGGCTATGTCCCTCCTCAAAAGGAAAATTTCCCTACATTGTTAGAGGTCAACGAGTTCATATTAGCAAATCACGCTATCCCTACCTTTGCCTGGCTTGATGGAACAAGCTCGGGGGAACAAAAAATTGAGGAATTACTAACTATCATGATTCAATCTGGTGTATGTGCTGTGAATATTATTCCCGACCGCAACTGGAACATTAAAGACCCTGAAATAAAGAAAAGGAAAGTTCAACATCTTTATGATTTTGTGAAACTTGCAAATGATTTATATTTACCTGTATTTATCGGTACAGAATTAAACGCCCCCGGACAAAAATTTGTAGATGATTTAGATACACCTGAATTAACACCTTTTTATCAAATATTTTTAGATGGTGTTCATATTGCTTACGCCCATACTGTTCTTGAAAAGACTGCTGGCATGGGCTTTACAAGCCCATGGGCACAGAATTATTTTGCGAATAGAAAAGAGCGGTATGAGTTCTTTAAGGAAATAGGAGAACGTTTATCACCTGTCATATAATCAATAAATGTATAGTATAAAGGATTAAACAAAGGAAACAACTAATTATGAGTTCAAACCCGATACCTCAACCACCACAGAAGAAGAGAATTAAAAAAAGAACCCTTTTGCCATGGTTATTAGGTGTTCTTTTTTGGTGTATTTTTTTATTATGGTACCAATACACCCCAAGTAACGATACTGTGGAATTCTTCTATTCATGCGGGCTTTACCGTGCTAATACTCTCATCTTTACCTTGCTTCAACAGACAACCACTCACTCTTTTGCAATATGGTTAGTTCCATCCTGTATCTTATTATTTCTCATTCTTTGGATAGCGAATTGGGTTTATATTCGTAAAAAGTTAAAAAAATCCCATTTTTGGGGAATCTTCTGGTTAATAAAATGGACATTTATCCTGAGTGGTTTTTTAACAGTGGCTTATTTAGGCTTATGGGGTGCTGGTTATCAACGGAAACCAATTGAAGAAAAACTTAGCCTCGAAATTGCAAAGCCAGACGAGGCAGAAGTGAAGAAAATAATGGAACAACTTCTATTTGTTATTGTAGATAATAATCTTCCGAGGGAACAGCGGAATCCTAAACAGAGTATCCAACAAATCTCAAAAACGATGCAGAAAATCGTAGCGGAATGGGATGAGATACCAATTTACCTTCCTTTACACGTTCGCAAAACACCACCAGGTATGTTTTTATTTAATAGCACATCTGGTATGTGTTTTCCACTTACATTAGAACCCCATGTTGACGGAGCCTTACCTCCACATGCATTTGTTGCAACAGCAAGTCATGAACTCGCACATATTGCTGGTTTCTGTGGAGAAGCAGATGCTAGTTTTGTGGGATATGTAAGTGCCCTACAGAGTGATGACCCTTTTGCTCAATATTCTGTAGCATTAGACATTTACGAACGGCTCGCATCATTTCTACCAGGAGAAGAACGAAAAAAGGCTATTGAACAACTACCGTCTGAAGCACAACAGGACTTAAAGGAAGAACGAGAAATTGTGAATAAATATCGTGTGAAATGGTTTTCTGAAATATCATGGAAGGCTTATGATAAATATCTCAAGTCGCAAGGCGTTAAAGAAGGTGTTCGTGATTACGGAAGGGCTACTAATTTATTCATTGCAGGTATTCGCAAGGGCTTAATCTCACTACCCGAAATACAGCAATACCAACCAGATAATACTCCAAGTTCGGAGGAAGCAATGCCAGTGGAAGAACAAAATCCAGAAGAAGAGGGCAACTCGGATATATAAACATGATATACTTAAAAAAATAATATACATTTTAATATTAAAAGGACATAATGTATGCCTGTAAACCTCGCTGTTTTATTGTCGGGAAGTGGAACAACATTGCAAAATTTGATTGACCGTATTAGAGAAGGCACTTTAGATGCAAAAATTAATGTTGTTATTTCATCCAAATCTACAGCATACGGATTGCAAAGAGCAAAACAGAACCAAATTCCTACAGTTGTTATTCGACCAAAAGATTTTCCTGATTTTCAAACTTTTAATCAAGAATTATGGAACACTATCCGCAGGTATTCAGTAGACCTTGTTGTTTTAGCAGGCTATCTTTCACTTATTTCTGTGCCTGATGATTTTAGAAATCGCATAATGAATATTCACCCTGCGTTAATCCCTGCTTTTTGTGGGAAGGGTATGTATGGTCATTATGTCCACGAAGCAGTATTAAAAGCAGGGGTAAAAGTTACTGGATGCACTGTCCATTTTGTTGATGAGCATTATGACCATGGTCCAATTATCCTTCAAGAAGCGGTGCCTGTTCTTGATGATGATACTCCAGAAACACTGGCTGAACGAGTTCAGGCTAAAGAGCGGAAACTCTATCCCCTTGCTATTCAGTTGTTTGCAGAAAATCGACTTAGAGTAGAAGGAAATAAAGTTCACATATTACCTAAATAGATTGGAAAAAGAGAAGGGAATATGTCTCTGCAACAGGTAACGTCGCATTCAAAAATTCCGTTATGTTTGCCGAATGGATGCTTAAATAAAGAGGCTATTCGTTGGGATAGTTATCCATTTGTTGACGCAAAATTATATAAAGATTGGGGAAGAAAAAAACAATGGATGTATTGGGCAGTAGTATCTCCAGATGGTGTTTTTGCAACTGTAATTGCAAATGCTGACTATATGAAGATTGGTTCTGTGTATCTTGCAATGTTCAATAAAAACAACCCTATTGAAAAAGCAAGCATCCAGTTTACGAAACAACAGATACATATCCCTCCCAATCCTTATAAGGAAGCATATTTTAAGCATAAAAACATGTGGCTTGAATATCGAATAGAGCAAGGCTCAACAAATTTATACGCAAGAACAC
This genomic interval from Candidatus Hydrogenedens sp. contains the following:
- a CDS encoding DUF3810 family protein translates to MSSNPIPQPPQKKRIKKRTLLPWLLGVLFWCIFLLWYQYTPSNDTVEFFYSCGLYRANTLIFTLLQQTTTHSFAIWLVPSCILLFLILWIANWVYIRKKLKKSHFWGIFWLIKWTFILSGFLTVAYLGLWGAGYQRKPIEEKLSLEIAKPDEAEVKKIMEQLLFVIVDNNLPREQRNPKQSIQQISKTMQKIVAEWDEIPIYLPLHVRKTPPGMFLFNSTSGMCFPLTLEPHVDGALPPHAFVATASHELAHIAGFCGEADASFVGYVSALQSDDPFAQYSVALDIYERLASFLPGEERKKAIEQLPSEAQQDLKEEREIVNKYRVKWFSEISWKAYDKYLKSQGVKEGVRDYGRATNLFIAGIRKGLISLPEIQQYQPDNTPSSEEAMPVEEQNPEEEGNSDI
- the purN gene encoding phosphoribosylglycinamide formyltransferase; translated protein: MPVNLAVLLSGSGTTLQNLIDRIREGTLDAKINVVISSKSTAYGLQRAKQNQIPTVVIRPKDFPDFQTFNQELWNTIRRYSVDLVVLAGYLSLISVPDDFRNRIMNIHPALIPAFCGKGMYGHYVHEAVLKAGVKVTGCTVHFVDEHYDHGPIILQEAVPVLDDDTPETLAERVQAKERKLYPLAIQLFAENRLRVEGNKVHILPK